Part of the Balaenoptera ricei isolate mBalRic1 unplaced genomic scaffold, mBalRic1.hap2 scaffold_788, whole genome shotgun sequence genome, CCAGCCTTTGTAGCTACCCCTAAGAGGGAAGCCGTAAACCACTAGCCTCTTCTGAAAAAGAGGTAAGGGGACGTAGACAAGGGGCAGCGAAGGAGGCTACTGCATTCCTTAGGAGGGGCCAAACAGCTACTTTCTACCTGCTGAGTCAGGTGAACCGTTCCATGGGGGCGGGGACCAGCATATGAGAAAAGGGCAAGGACGGAGGAGGTGTTTATTTGTTCCCTTTCAAGACTAAATTTAGGGCCCTTCGTCTGCAGACCCATTGGCGGACTGTGCCTTGGGAACCCTCTTGGCCTCTGGAAGAGAAAAGAACGGGGGCCAGTTTTCCGCAGCAAAAGGAACGGCCCGTCTGGGCTTCCTCCCGTCTGTGTATTTCCTAGCCCCAAAACGACAGAGCCATATGGCTTCCGCGGTCTGGGGGAGTGCTCCCTGGTGGGGCCcaccgcccccagccccagcccggccGCTCACGGACATCGACTTCTGCTCTGGGGCGCAGCTGCAAGAACTAACCCAGCTGATCCAGGAGCTGGGTGTGCAGGAGAGCTGGAGTGAAGGTCCCAAGCCAGGACCAGATCTCCTCCAGGCCAAggactttgttttctctttgcttgGTAAGTAACCCTCCCAGCCTTCGGGAACTTGCAGCTCTCAGCTCCGCCTCACCCCGCCCCGGCTCTGGATCACGCCTTTACGATCCCTTCTCTTTCCTTAGGTCTCGTTCACCGCCGGGACCTTCGCTTTCCTCCTCAGGCAGAGCTCTTGCTGCTTCGTGGCGGGATTCGCGAGGGCTCCCTGGATCTGGGGCCTGCGCCTCTAGGTCCCTACGCTCGGGGACCTCACTACGACGCCAGCTTCACCCTCCTGGTGCCCGTGCTTTCGCTAGATGGCACTGGGCAGGAGCTGCAACCGGACGTGGGATCCTGTTACGCATGGCTCTTCCTCCCAGAGCAAGTACGCGGAACCTCGGTCCGGGAGGCATGGCAGGATTGCCTAGGACCCCCAGTCCCAGGAGGACGTGATTCGATCCACCCAGCCCAAAGCAAACAAACTCCCAAGGATCCGCAAATCTCCGTGGACCAGCTGCACGGTGACGTCACTGAGCCTGAGGCACACGAGTCTTTGGAAAAATCACCTAGTAATGTTTCAGTGCCAGAATTGCCTCACCAAGACGTAACCGATGTTGACTTTCCCTCACCACTGAAAAAAACGAATGGTGACGTCACCAAAGCAGCCGACGTTAGCCCAGTGCCACAGCCGTCGGAGGCTCGGGAGGCATGGCCCACATTGTGCCCCGCCCAGGTGGCTGCCTGGTTCTTTGCTTCGCTGGCTGCGGTCGCTGAGTCCCTGTTTCCGGTCCCGGGTGCCCCGCGCTTGGTCCACGCAGCCCGCCACGCGGGGGTCACCACCATCCTCCTGGCTACGCCTGGGCCCCCGCGCCGCCTCCTGCTTTTCGACTTGATCCCCGTGGTGTCCGTGGCCGGCTGGCCCCAGGAGGCTCGGAGCCACTCGTGGGCCGGCCCGCTGGCCTCGGAGTCGTCTTCCTTCTACCTggtgcccggcggcggcggcACAGAGCGGCCGGGCGCCTCCGGATGGCAGCTCTGCTTCGCCCGCCAAGAGCTGGCGCTCAAGACGCGCATACCCGTTCCCCTGCTGCAAGCGCACGCGGCGGCCCAGGCGCTGCTGCGCCCGCTGGTGGCCGGGACTAGGGTCGCGGCGCCCTATCTCCTGCGGACGTTGCTGTACTGGGCGTGCGAGCGGCTGCCCGCGCTCTATCTGGCGCGACCCGAGAATGCGGGCGCCTGCTGCCTCGGGCTGCTGGATGAGCTGGGCCGGGTGCTCGAGGCCGGGACGCTGCCCCACTATTTTCTGAGTGGCCAAAAGCTCGGTGCGGGGGACGGCGCCGCTTCGCTGCTCGGGGCGTTGGCCCTGCTTCGCAGGGACCCTGCCCGCGCCCTGCGAGCCGCTGTGGAAGAGGCCAAGGCTGCACGCAAGGGGGGCGGCTTAGCCGGCGTGGGAGGCGGGGCCCATTAAAGACGCTGTTCCTACTAACCTGGAATGTGCTTCTGTTGGCCAGCG contains:
- the LOC132358991 gene encoding transmembrane protein 102-like, with translation MASAVWGSAPWWGPPPPAPARPLTDIDFCSGAQLQELTQLIQELGVQESWSEGPKPGPDLLQAKDFVFSLLGLVHRRDLRFPPQAELLLLRGGIREGSLDLGPAPLGPYARGPHYDASFTLLVPVLSLDGTGQELQPDVGSCYAWLFLPEQVRGTSVREAWQDCLGPPVPGGRDSIHPAQSKQTPKDPQISVDQLHGDVTEPEAHESLEKSPSNVSVPELPHQDVTDVDFPSPLKKTNGDVTKAADVSPVPQPSEAREAWPTLCPAQVAAWFFASLAAVAESLFPVPGAPRLVHAARHAGVTTILLATPGPPRRLLLFDLIPVVSVAGWPQEARSHSWAGPLASESSSFYLVPGGGGTERPGASGWQLCFARQELALKTRIPVPLLQAHAAAQALLRPLVAGTRVAAPYLLRTLLYWACERLPALYLARPENAGACCLGLLDELGRVLEAGTLPHYFLSGQKLGAGDGAASLLGALALLRRDPARALRAAVEEAKAARKGGGLAGVGGGAH